A genomic window from Gammaproteobacteria bacterium includes:
- a CDS encoding TetR family transcriptional regulator C-terminal domain-containing protein: MITLITKPRRGRPPKNPHSAHDVKAALIRSGLELFTEQGFSSSGIDQILKRIGVPKGSFYHYFANKEAFGQAVIDSYASYFATKLDHYLLDQQVAPLLRISNFVADAKLGMQRHQFKRGCLIGNLGQEVSVLPESYRAQLVEIFVSWQKRVAQCLKLAQTQGDIAPSVNCDLLAEFFWVGWEGAVSRAKLEQDSQPLDNYFTYFMSTLIK; encoded by the coding sequence ATGATTACTTTAATAACAAAACCTCGCAGAGGTCGACCGCCGAAAAATCCACATTCAGCGCACGACGTTAAAGCGGCTTTAATTCGCAGCGGCTTAGAATTATTCACCGAGCAAGGCTTTAGCTCGTCTGGGATAGATCAAATATTAAAAAGAATCGGCGTACCTAAAGGATCGTTTTATCATTATTTCGCCAATAAAGAAGCCTTTGGCCAAGCTGTAATTGATAGCTATGCAAGTTACTTCGCAACCAAACTAGATCACTATTTGTTAGATCAACAAGTCGCGCCTTTGCTGCGCATTTCAAACTTTGTCGCCGATGCTAAATTAGGCATGCAGCGCCATCAATTTAAACGCGGTTGCTTAATTGGCAACCTCGGCCAAGAAGTCAGTGTATTACCGGAAAGTTATCGCGCACAATTAGTCGAGATATTTGTTTCTTGGCAAAAACGGGTAGCACAGTGCCTAAAACTTGCCCAAACACAGGGAGACATTGCACCATCAGTCAATTGCGATTTACTCGCTGAGTTTTTTTGGGTTGGCTGGGAAGGCGCTGTTAGCCGGGCTAAACTAGAGCAAGATAGCCAACCACTCGATAATTATTTTACGTATTTCATGTCAACACTCATAAAATAA
- a CDS encoding ABC transporter permease translates to MDFSIIVDSLPIYLDGLWMTLALVMTSLILGVFIAIPLAIARNSTMRLCSAPAWAFIYFFRGTPLLIQLYLIYYGMDQFFPIKDTLWENAWFCAIFAFVLNTSAYSAEIIRGAINGLPPGEVEAAKAYGMSPMTAYRRIILPSALRRALPAYSNEVIFMLHGSAVAGIITIMDLTGAARLVNSRYYAPFESFLTAGLFYMGLTFIIIWCFKQAEAKFLGYLKPLS, encoded by the coding sequence ATGGACTTTTCGATCATAGTTGATAGCTTGCCGATTTACCTTGACGGTTTATGGATGACCTTGGCTTTAGTGATGACTTCATTAATCCTTGGTGTTTTTATCGCTATCCCGTTAGCAATCGCACGCAATAGCACAATGCGCCTGTGCAGTGCACCTGCTTGGGCCTTTATTTACTTTTTCCGTGGTACGCCATTGTTAATTCAATTGTATTTAATTTATTACGGTATGGATCAGTTTTTCCCAATTAAAGATACCTTATGGGAAAACGCTTGGTTTTGTGCCATTTTCGCCTTTGTCTTAAATACATCAGCCTATTCAGCCGAAATAATTCGCGGCGCGATCAATGGTCTGCCCCCAGGTGAAGTAGAAGCGGCCAAAGCTTACGGCATGAGCCCTATGACAGCTTACCGCCGGATAATATTACCCAGCGCACTGCGTCGAGCATTACCGGCCTATAGTAACGAAGTTATCTTCATGCTTCATGGTTCGGCCGTTGCGGGCATTATTACCATCATGGATTTAACGGGCGCAGCACGACTTGTTAACTCGCGTTATTATGCCCCTTTTGAATCGTTTTTAACCGCCGGGCTATTCTATATGGGCCTGACGTTTATTATTATTTGGTGTTTCAAGCAAGCTGAAGCTAAGTTCTTAGGATATTTAAAGCCGTTGAGCTAA
- a CDS encoding ABC transporter permease, translating into MLDLKGYEASILKGAIVTIEVALLSLLLAMLLGMLGALAKLSPYRSARTIATVYTTVIRGIPDLVLMMLIFYGGQMLLNSGLYSINEWVNEWFTSQDSSHEWTAYLPDYVDVSPFVAGVLTIGFIFGAYMAETFRGAIMAVDRGELEAAKAYGMSSALAFRRILLPQMVRHALPGFGNNWLVLLKTTALVSIIGLEDMVRVGAMAAGSTKMPFTFYMAIAIIFLFFTSVSTGLLKLVERKYSIHTR; encoded by the coding sequence ATGTTGGACTTGAAAGGTTACGAGGCCTCAATCCTAAAAGGGGCAATAGTGACTATTGAAGTTGCTTTATTGTCACTGCTATTAGCGATGTTATTAGGCATGCTAGGCGCCCTCGCAAAACTATCACCATACCGCTCGGCAAGAACTATTGCCACAGTGTATACCACGGTCATTAGAGGGATCCCTGATCTCGTTTTAATGATGTTAATCTTTTACGGTGGTCAGATGCTGCTCAATAGTGGTCTATACAGCATCAATGAGTGGGTCAATGAGTGGTTTACATCGCAAGATTCTAGCCATGAATGGACCGCCTATTTACCTGATTACGTTGACGTCAGTCCATTTGTTGCAGGCGTACTGACCATAGGTTTTATCTTTGGTGCTTACATGGCAGAAACATTCCGTGGGGCAATTATGGCCGTCGACCGCGGAGAGTTAGAAGCTGCTAAAGCCTATGGCATGAGCAGTGCTTTAGCCTTTCGCCGAATTTTACTACCGCAAATGGTTCGGCACGCCTTACCAGGGTTTGGTAATAACTGGTTGGTATTACTTAAAACAACGGCACTGGTATCAATAATTGGCTTAGAGGATATGGTACGAGTAGGCGCTATGGCCGCCGGCTCAACTAAAATGCCATTTACTTTTTATATGGCGATTGCCATTATTTTCCTTTTCTTCACATCCGTTTCTACCGGCTTACTTAAGTTAGTTGAACGAAAATATAGTATACATACGAGGTAG
- a CDS encoding ABC transporter substrate-binding protein yields the protein MKKLLLATAIITATLTGAVQAKEWKQIRFGIEGAYPPFSQTEPNGELTGFDVDIANALCVELAVKCKIVAQDWDGIIPSLLARKYDAIIAAMSITEERKKKIDFTGKYALIPNKYVAKKGTDLAFTTEGLKGVKIGVQRATTHDRYIEDNFGESVTIVRYGSFDEAYLDLKAGRIATILGDASALEDGLLNKAGGDAFEFIGPSLTDPKWFGDGFGIALRKQDKDLTSKLDAAILSLREKGIYQKIAAKYFNYDVYGK from the coding sequence ATGAAAAAATTATTACTCGCTACCGCTATTATTACCGCCACGTTAACTGGCGCCGTTCAAGCCAAAGAATGGAAACAAATTCGTTTTGGCATTGAAGGAGCTTACCCTCCATTTAGCCAGACTGAGCCAAATGGTGAATTAACTGGCTTTGATGTTGATATTGCTAACGCCCTTTGTGTTGAATTAGCGGTTAAATGTAAGATTGTCGCTCAAGACTGGGATGGTATTATTCCTTCACTGCTAGCACGTAAATACGATGCAATTATCGCCGCAATGTCGATTACTGAAGAGCGTAAGAAGAAAATTGATTTTACTGGTAAATATGCGCTAATCCCAAATAAATATGTTGCGAAAAAAGGGACTGATCTAGCTTTTACCACCGAAGGCCTTAAAGGGGTTAAAATTGGCGTACAGCGCGCAACAACTCACGACAGATACATCGAAGATAACTTCGGTGAGTCAGTAACAATCGTTCGTTATGGCTCTTTCGATGAAGCTTACCTAGACCTTAAAGCGGGCCGTATCGCTACAATCTTAGGTGATGCATCAGCACTTGAAGATGGCCTATTAAATAAAGCAGGTGGTGACGCATTTGAATTCATCGGACCATCTTTAACTGATCCTAAGTGGTTTGGTGATGGTTTTGGTATTGCTTTACGTAAGCAAGATAAAGACTTAACAAGTAAACTTGACGCAGCAATCTTGTCACTTCGTGAAAAGGGTATTTATCAGAAAATCGCCGCTAAGTACTTTAACTACGATGTTTATGGTAAGTAA
- a CDS encoding ABC transporter ATP-binding protein → MTVTTALEVKDLHKHFGKHEVLKGISLSANKGDVVSIIGSSGSGKSTFLRCINLLETPTAGQIWVNGELIEMKNNRLGEAIPANDKQIHRIRSRLAMVFQGFNLWSHMTVLENIIEAPVHVLGIPKKEATEKALQLLNRVGLYERKDYYPGHLSGGQQQRAAIARALAVDPEVMLFDEPTSALDPELVGEVLGVMKSLAEEGRTMLVVTHEMAFAREVSNQVMFLHQGLVEEQGHPDKIFNNPESERFKQFISSIY, encoded by the coding sequence ATGACGGTAACAACCGCGCTTGAAGTGAAAGATCTACATAAGCATTTTGGCAAACATGAAGTACTTAAAGGTATTTCGTTATCAGCAAATAAAGGCGATGTTGTCTCAATAATTGGTTCATCAGGTTCGGGAAAAAGTACTTTTCTACGTTGTATCAATTTACTCGAAACTCCAACCGCTGGCCAAATTTGGGTCAATGGTGAATTAATCGAGATGAAAAATAACCGGTTAGGCGAAGCTATCCCAGCAAATGATAAACAAATTCATCGAATTCGCTCACGTTTAGCCATGGTATTTCAAGGGTTTAATCTGTGGTCACATATGACCGTGCTTGAAAATATTATCGAAGCTCCGGTTCATGTTTTGGGGATCCCTAAAAAGGAAGCCACCGAAAAAGCGCTGCAACTGCTTAACCGAGTCGGATTATATGAGCGCAAAGATTACTACCCTGGACATTTATCTGGTGGTCAGCAGCAACGCGCCGCAATTGCTCGTGCATTAGCAGTTGATCCCGAGGTAATGTTATTTGACGAACCAACATCGGCATTAGATCCGGAACTCGTTGGGGAAGTACTTGGGGTAATGAAGAGCCTAGCTGAAGAAGGTCGCACCATGTTAGTCGTTACTCACGAGATGGCGTTTGCTCGTGAAGTATCTAATCAGGTGATGTTTTTACACCAAGGCTTAGTTGAAGAGCAGGGGCACCCAGATAAAATCTTTAACAACCCAGAATCGGAACGTTTTAAGCAGTTTATTTCATCGATATATTAA